In a genomic window of Colius striatus isolate bColStr4 chromosome 2, bColStr4.1.hap1, whole genome shotgun sequence:
- the LOC104552187 gene encoding cullin-9 isoform X2 yields the protein MVNERHDGNLLVHLGAKLQASPKELLRQRRGHDGQAEYLIQWSVVSLEERAAGGGGASSSSSAETKPESISLWMSAEEVCASCPALLGTGEPAGQWGKEEKAAVPPAEASLLEMKADVGSLVRRAGRQLAEPGAPEASVLNTVHVLSAYASIGSLAGAFKETGALDLLMKMLCHEEKQIRRSAGKMLRALASHDAGSRAYVLLSLSQQDGIEQHMDFDSRYTLLELFAETISSEEHCMSFEGIHLPQIPGKLLFILVKRYLCVTSLLDQLNGGVEQGGEQPARAVPGPLLAESSRLRQEFEFSMAMANLILELVHVMGWEHSDGLEPLPQQEPRPRAAHSIFQPKPLVCATAQVPVLSSHHGPHKKQGGALLVPLSDGGGCVEQGRAEPARGMRVRLLEDYGDIRAGEEGEFLQSPSSVHTVKVLWQSGQTSWVHWHMLEIIGSGGQWEDPAAQEKEQSPSESFKVDTAVRPFPCQPFGGLYSLPYLGEQPSQAAEALSRAEWWELLFFVKKLEGQEQKEIVHLIQQEQGEQLPEADEEALIRLSVPAELARKVLQVLETRCQGSVRRDLRGSRVYSKYLLGGGAERGGGGSAAVPSERAGCGSTGPMAAPARAATDVLPVGAEPPQGPAAAAESDAWLFHELLAREGLFFPEVTEERVRALGSCEGLGERGSLARMAAVVDVIQSGSAELGLRVAGLRHITKVLEEEPEPKQQVGKAPSGPGSKSVGEKLVKATVELLSSEVAEKALVAVTLRLLAVLLAKHDWRVPFATEGGVRAVLARMRQHASSALVQQAGLAALKVLVGAAAGDAGGAGGKPLSRADAQVMREIFASIGSASHEGSSSLLSAIPAAVSTMRRVPGGSSGVQNGLLVVNMLMDGHRGLAEQLVSCDLPSVLRSCWRDGQGPGCPHMTLALGAFNRLAEHQLPLGPGPTGSAWPVPPPCHGPAGSRAGLRAGTAAAPLPVVAGAEAALEPGDVRALLGSLGDGDCSKDVVVALERQLCAQGPAACDAVAQLLRDQRCFRPLLRSFRLLEAEKAVSLSILRILNKCLDGYQEDVLPWHECVEPCLSSLSTHSSDREVLQEVVGFLHRLATASKDCAVAMCRAGTREAVSKALEKQHVAPALAPALLDLLSDCEKVGGLYQQLTASILAGCIQLVLGQIEEHRRSHQPISIPFFDVFLRNLCRGSSVEVKEDKCWEKLQVSSNPHRAGKLTDRNPKTYWESNGSTGSHFITVHMQRGVVVREMSMLVASEDSSYMPAHVVVLGGDGPAAIRTELNTVTVLPSDSRVILLENMTRFWPVIQIRVKRCQQGGIDTRVRGIEVLGPKPTFWPIFKEQLCRRTFLSCSARAHAWCHEIGRDRGRLLQLFGRLNRALRHEQGFADRFLPDDEAARALGRTCWEALVTPLVQSITSPGTSCSPGPSMPWPKPRPPALSLGVPADTHGVSPLAWLLSEYLESEEPPPSPTSHGAIFSSRVRRLTQLLVHVDPGVPGPEEARAAGGKEGKSPEVPAKAAKAAAQRSGVWGIARCWRGVVQQQVRRFLEAAGRAPELVERYCGLYRRLRRATEQLFGQRAAFLLALGQGFAAALLQLPFPTALHVSERFARYLDGQIQELHGAAGGAERLQQILEPFVVFSGLELAHSFEHFYRHYLGDRLLARGPSWLEGAVVEQLGPCFPGRFPQGMLSDLAESEELQRRFELFQLQERDRRLLEPGPGPKEAPGPGCAAVPEVKVLALSPRCWPVAPLCYMDEPGRLFPAALSSPLHEFSAFCGRGRSPPGWEGSKPRRLQWTWLGWAELCFGDCVLHVSTLQMYILLRFNGAEEVAVDALLQATGLPAELLEQALAPLTHSDGVLVRSCSPGGVLRLNPTALARASGRPLRLLPQQRYLQAQRAEGSALERKRNVLCCLITRILKAEKQLHVDNLVFRVIAACQKGELGPGLQFLSFCCHNVDVLSCILHLLSQGYLRRQEERPQVLEYVSAKPTTPVGGQAQMVFQSQPPVASPDEDSINSLYGLNPSVDRSEEFLMAMLPVPMGHTLSPEEAKLLMNQTVWRVQDTLSISDDVARHLLMHCRWNVDFLIQCYVENREALLISSGLQVQDAQSPPSPGTHCPVCVSQLCPTEKPPTLCCMHYCCKPCWSEYLTTRIEQNMVVSCTCPISECRAQPTAAFICSIVSSEDIIAKYEKALLRGYVECCTNLTWCTNPQGCDQILLKDGLGYGAACSKCSWISCFHCNFPEAHYPASCSHMSQWVDDDGYYEGMTSEAQSKHLAKLISKHCPSCQAQIEKNEGCLHMTCAKCNHGFCWRCLKPWRPTHTDYYNCSAMVSKAAWQEKRFRDYNERCTFHHHAREFAMNLRNRVSSISEMPEVRTLTFVLDACKVLEQARKVLAYSCVYSYYNQDMDSMDIVEQQTESLELHTNALQILLEETLMQYQDLASSLRLLKAEHFSAGLELVRRIKERLFAILWHSTQDFNVGLQTLADPDQRKEKLSNVPTSAPACTGTKHSVLCDSSNTDEGGEEVEDEYEPRWQEYYDDDDDLDEDNFLFDDESDDNLDCDSYFDDDDAYD from the exons ATGGTGAACGAGAGGCACGATGGCAACCTGCTGGTGCACCTGGGAGCCAAACTGCAGGCCTCTCCGAAGGAGCTGCTGCGTCAGCGGCGAGGCCACGATGGCCAAGCCGAGTACCTGATCCAGTGGAGCGTcgtcagcttggaggagagagcggcgggaggcggcggcgcctcctcctcctcctccgcaGAGACCAAGCCGGAGAGCATCTCGCTGTGGATGTCGGCGGAGGAGGTGTGCGCCAGCTGCCCGGCGCTGCTGGGCACGGGGGAGCCGGCGGGGCagtgggggaaggaggagaaggcgGCCGTCCCGCCGGCGGAAGCGTCGCTGCTGGAGATGAAGGCCGACGTCGGGAGCCTGGTGCGGCGAGCCGGGCGGCAGCTGGCCGAGCCCGGGGCGCCCGAGGCCTCCGTCCTCAACACCGTGCACGTGCTGAGCGCCTACGCCAGCATCGGCTCGCTGGCGGGCGCCTTCAAGGAGACGGGAGCCCTGGACTTGCTGATGAAGATGCTGTGCCATGAGGAGAAGCAAATCCGCCGCAGCGCCGGCAAGATGCTGCGGGCCCTGGCCTCGCACGATGCAg GGAGCCGGGCCTATGTCCTGCTGTCCCTGAGCCAGCAGGATGGCATTGAGCAGCACATGGACTTTGACAGTCGCTACACCTTGCTGGAGCTGTTTGCTGAGACAATATCCTCTGAAGAGCATTGCATGTCCTTTGAGGGGATTCACCTTCCCCAG AtccctgggaagctgctgttcATCCTGGTGAAGCGCTACCTGTGCGTCACGTCTCTCCTGGACCAGCTGAACGGTGGcgtggagcagggaggggagcagcCGGCCCGCGCCGTGCCCGGCCCGCTCCTTGCCGAGAGCAGCCGCCTGAGGCAGGAGTTTGAGTTCAGCATGGCCATGGCCAACCTCATCTTGGAGCTGGTGCACGTGATGGGCTGGGAGCACAGTGACGGGCTGGAGCCGCTGCCCCAGCAGGAGCCGCGGCCTCGCGCTGCCCATTCCATcttccagcccaagcccctggtCTGTGCTACTGCCCAGGTGCCTGTGCTCTCTTCACATCATGGTCCCCACAAAAAGCAGGGTGGTGCCCTCCTGGTCCCCTTGTCAGACGGTGGTGGCTGCGTGGAGCAGGGGCGGGCAGAGCCGGCGCGTGGCATGCGGGTGCGCTTGCTGGAGGACTACGGTGACATCCGAGCTGGGGAGGAGGGCGAGTTCCTGCAGAGCCCGAGCAGCGTGCACACAGTGAAG GTTTTATGGCAATCAGGTCAGACCTCCTGGGTGCATTGGCACATGTTGGAGATCATTGGCTCTGGAGGCCAGTGGGAAGATCCTGCTGCTCAGGAAAAAGAACAGAGTCCATCAGAAAGCTTTAAGGTAGACACAG CGGTGCGGCCGTTTCCCTGCCAGCCCTTTGGGGGGCTGTACTCTCTGCCTTACCTGGGGGAGCAGCCGAGCCAGGCCGCAGAGGCCCTGAGCCGCGCCGAGTGGTGGGAGCTGCTCTTCTTCgtgaagaagctggaagggcaGGAGCAGAAAGAGATCGTCCACCTGatccagcaggagcagggagagcag CTGCCGGAGGCGGACGAAGAAGCCCTGATCCGGCTGTCGGTGCCCGCGGAGCTGGCCCGGAAGGTGCTGCAGGTCCTGGAGACGCGGTGCCAGGGCAGCGTCCGGCGCGACCTGCGCGGTTCCCGCGTCTACAGCAAATACCTGCTGGGCGGCGGGGccgagcggggcggcgggggcagCGCGGCCGTGCCCTCGGAGCGCGCGGGCTGCGGGAGCACCGGCCCCATGGCTGCGCCGGCCCGGGCGGCCACCGACGTCCTTCCTGTGGGCGCGGAGCCGCCCCAGGGCCCTGCCGCGGCGGCCGAGTCGGATGCCTGGCTGTTCCACGAGCTCCTGGCGAGGGAAGGGCTGTTCTTCCCGGAGGTGACGGAGGAGCGGGTCAGGG CGCTGGGCAGCTGCGAGGGGCTGGGCGAGAGAGGCTCGCTGGCCAGGATGGCGGCCGTGGTGGATGTGATCCAGAGCGGCAGCGCCGAGCTGGGGCTACGCGTGGCCGGGCTCCGGCACATCACGAAGGTCCTGGAGGAGGAGCCTGAGCCCAAGCAGCAAGTTGGCAAAGCCCCGAGCGGGCCGGGGAGCAAAAGTGTCGG GGAGAAGCTGGTGAAGGCGACGgtggagctgctgagcagcGAGGTGGCGGAGAAGGCGCTGGTGGCGGTGACGCTGCGGCTGCTGGCCGTGCTGCTGGCCAAGCACGACTGGCGCGTGCCGTTCGCCACGGAGGGAGGCGTGCGGGCTGTGCTGGCCCGCATGCGGCAGCAcgcctcctctgccctggtgcagCAGGCCGGGCTGGCG GCCCTGAAGGTGCTGGTGGGAGCGGCGGCCGGCGACGCGGGAGGCGCCGGCGGGAAGCCCCTGTCTCGTGCCGACGCGCAGGTGATGCGGGAGATCTTCGCCAGCATTGGTTCTGCCTCCCACGAGGGCTCCTCGAGCCTGCTGAGTGCCATCCCCGCCGCCGTGAGCACCATGCGGAGGGTGCCAGG GGGCTCCTCGGGCGTGCAGAACGGTTTGCTGGTGGTGAACATGCTGATGGATGGGCACCGGGGCCTGGCCGAGCAGCTGGTGAGCTGCGACCTGCCCAGCGTGCTGCGGAGCTGCTGGCGGGACGGGCAGGGCCCCGGCTGCCCCCACATGACGCTGGCCCTCGGCGCCTTCAACCGCCTCGCTGAGCACCAGCTGCCCCTGGGCCCGGGGCCGACAGGTAGCGCGTGGCCCGTGCCCCCACCGTGCCACGGCCCCGCGGGCAGCAGGGCCGGACTCCGCGCCGGCACCGCTGCGGCACCTCTCCCTGTCGTGGCAGGCGCAGAGGCCGCGCTGGAGCCCGGGGACGTGCGGGcgctcctgggcagcctgggcgaCGGCGACTGCTCCAAGGATGTGGTGGTGGCCCTGGAGCGGCAGCTCTGCGCCCAAGGCCCCGCCGCCTGTGACGCGGTGGCCCAGCTGCTGCGGGACCAGAGGTGCTTCAGGCCGCTGCTGCGCAGcttcaggctgctggaggcagagaaGGCCGTGAGCCTGAGCATCCTCAG GATCCTGAACAAGTGCCTGGACGGTTACCAGGAGGACGTGCTGCCCTGGCACGAGTGCGTGGAGCCCTGTTTGTCCTCCCTGAGCACCCACAGCAGCGACCGGGAG GTGCTGCAAGAGGTCGTCGGCTTCCTGCACCGCCTGGCCACAGCCAGCAAGGACTGTGCGGTGGCCATGTGCCGGGCGGGCACCCGCGAGGCCGTGTCCAAGGCCCTGGAGAAGCAGCACGTGGCCCCGGCGCTGGCACCGGCCCTGCTCGACCTGCTGAGCGACTGCGAGAAGGTCGGTGGCCTCTACCAGCAGCTGACGGCGAGCATCCTGGCGGgctgcatccag CTGGTGCTGGGGCAGATCGAGGAGCACCGCCGGAGCCACCAGCCCATCAGCATCCCCTTCTTCGACGTCTTCCTGCGCAACCTGTGCCGAG GCTCCAGCGTGGAAGTGAAGGAGGACAAGTGCTGGGAGAAGCTGCAGGTCTCCTCCAACCCACACCGGGCCGGCAAGCTGACGGACAGGAACCCCAAGACCTACTGGGAGTCCAACGGCAGCACCGGCTCCCACTTCATCACCGTGCACATGCAGCGCGGCGTGGTGGTcag GGAGATGAGCATGCTGGTGGCCAGCGAGGACTCCAGCTACATGCCGGCCCAcgtggtggtgctggggggagaCGGCCCGGCTGCCATCAGAACGGAGCTCAACACG GTGACCGTCCTGCCCTCGGACAGCAGAGTGATCCTGCTGGAGAACATGACCCGCTTCTGGCCCGTCATCCAGATCCGGGTGAAGCGCTGCCAGCAG GGCGGCATCGACACGCGCGTGCGCGGCATCGAGGTGCTGGGCCCCAAGCCCACCTTCTGGCCCATCTTCAAGGAGCAGCTGTGTCGGCGCACGTTCCTGTCCTGCAGCGCCCGGGCTCACGCCTGGTGCCACGAGATCGGCCGGGACCGGGggcggctgctgcagctctttgGCAG GCTGAACCGGGCGCTGCGGCACGAGCAGGGCTTCGCCGACCGCTTCCTGCCCGACGATGAGGCGGCCCGGGCCTTGGGCAGGACGTGCTGGGAGGCGCTGGTGACTCCCTTGGTGCAGAGCATCACTAGCCCAGGTACCTCGTGCTCGCCCGGGCCGTCCATGCCATGGCCCAAGCCAAGGCCGCCTGCTCTGAGTCTGGGCGTCCCCGCAGACACCCACGGCGTCAGCCCCCTGGCCTGGCTGCTGAGCGAGTACCTGGAGAGCGAGGAGCCGCCCCCAAGCCCCACGAGCCACGGGGCCATCTTCAGCAGCCGCGTGCGGCGCCTGACGCAGCTCCTGGTGCACGTGGACCCCGGCGTCCCGGGGCCGGAGGAGGCGAGAGCAGCCG GcgggaaggagggaaagagcCCGGAGGTGCCGGCCAAGGCAGCGAAGGCGGCGGCACAGCGGAGCGGCGTGTGGGGCATCGCGCGGTGCTGGCGCGGGGTGGTGCAGCAGCAG GTGCGGCGGTTCCTggaggcggcggggcgggcgcccGAGCTGGTGGAGCGATACTGCGGGCTGTACCGGCGCCTGCGCCGTGCCACCGAGCAGCTCTTTGGGCAGCGGGCGGCCTTCCTGCTggccctgggccagggcttcgCCGcggctctgctgcagctgcccttcCCTACGGCCCTGCAT GTGAGCGAGCGGTTTGCCCGGTACCTGGACGGGCAGATCCAGGAGCTCCACGGGGCCGcgggcggcgcggagcggcTGCAGCAGATCCTGGAGCCCTTCGTCGTGTTCAGCGGCCTGGAGCTCGCCCACAGCTTCGAGCACTTCTACCG GCACTACCTGGGGGACCGGCTGCTGGCGCGAGGGCCGTCGTGGCTGGAAGGAGCCGTGGTGGAGCAGCTGGGGCCGTGCTTCCCCGGCCGCTTTCCCCAAGGGATGCTGAGTGACTTGGCCGAGTcagaggagctgcagcggcGGTTTGagctcttccagctgcaggagcgGGACAGGCGGCTGCTGGAGCCGGGCCCGGGCCCCAAGGAG GCGCCAGGGCCGGGCTGTGCGGCCGTGCCGGAGGTGAAGGTGCTGGCGCTGTCCCCGCGCTGCTGGCCCGTCGCGCCGCTCTGCTACATGGACGAGCCCGGCAGGTTGTTCCCGGCAGCGCTGAGCTCCCCCCTGCACGAGTTTTCCGCCTTCTGCGGGCGCG GTCGGAGCCCGCCGGGCTGGGAGGGCTCGAAGCCGCGGCGGCTGCAGTGGAcgtggctgggctgggccgaGCTGTGCTTCGGTGACTGCGTCCTGCACGTGTCCACGCTGCAGATGTACATCCTGCTGCGCTTCAACGGTGCCGAG GAGGTGGCCGTGGATGCCCTGCTGCAGGCCACGGGGctccctgctgagctgctggagcaggcgCTGGCTCCCCTCACCCACAGCGACGGTGTCCTGGTGcggagctgcagcccagggg GTGTGCTGCGGCTGAACCCCACGGCCCTCGCCCGCGCCTCGGGCCGgcccctgaggctgctgccccagcagcggTACCTGCAGGCACAGAGGGCCGAGGGCAGCGCcctggagaggaagaggaacGTGCTGTGCTGCCTCATCACCCGCATCCTCaaggcagagaagcagctgcaCGTGGACAACCTGGTGTTTCGG GTGATCGCTGCCTGTCAGAAGGGTGAGCTGGGGCcggggctgcagttcctcagctTCTGCTGCCACAACGTGGACGTGCTGTCCTGCATCCTGCACCTGCTGAGCCAGGGCTACCTCCGGCGCCAGGAGGAGAGGCCTCAGGTCTTGGAATACGTCTCTGCCAAACCCACAACACCTGTCGGGGGCCAGGCACAGATGGTTTTCCAGAGCCAACCCCCAGTGGCATCTCCAGATGAGGACAGCATAAACTCCCTGTACGG GTTGAATCCCAGCGTGGACAGGTCAGAGGAGTTTCTCATGGCAATGCTGCCAGTGCCGATGGGGCACACGCTCAGCCCAGAGGAGGCAAAGCTGCTCATGAACCAGACGGTATGGCGGGTCCAGGATACTCTGAGCATCTCAGATGATGTTGCTCGGCACCTCCTCATGCACTGCAGGTGGAACGTGGATTTCCTGATCCAGTGCTACGTGGAGAACCGTGAGGCCCTGCTTATCTCCTCGGGGCTGCAAGTGCAGGATGCTCAGTCCCCGCCGAGCCCAGGAACACACTGCCCGGTCTGTGTGAGTCAGCTGTGTCCCACTGAGAAGCCACCAACTCTCTGCTGCATGCACTACTGCTGCAAG CCCTGTTGGAGTGAGTATCTCACAACTCGTATCGAACAGAACATGGTTGTCAGCTGTACCTGTCCCATATCTGAGTGCCGTGCACAGCCGACTGCAGCCTTCATCTGTTCCATTGTCTCCTCTGAGGATATTATAGCCAAG TATGAAAAGGCCCTTCTCAGAGGCTACGTTGAGTGTTGCACCAACCTGACCTGGTGCACCAACCCTCAGGGCTGTGATCAGATCCTCCTTAAAGATGGACTTGGCTAtggggcagcctgttccaagtGCTCCTGGATATCCTGCTTCCACTGCAACTTCccagag GCCCATTACCCTGCTAGCTGCAGCCACATGTCTCAGTGGGTGGATGATGATGGGTACTACGAGGGAATGACAAGTGAAGCCCAAAGCAAACATCTGGCTAAACTCATTTCGAAGCACTGCCCAAGCTGCCAAGCTCAGATAGAGAAAAATGAGGGATGCCTGCA TATGACGTGTGCAAAGTGCAATCATGGCTTCTGCTGGCGTTGCCTCAAGCCCTGGAGGCCGACACATACGGACTATTACAACTGCTCTGCTATG GTGAGTAAAGCAGCTTGGCAGGAGAAGCGCTTTCGGGATTACAATGAGAGATGCACCTTTCACCATCATGCCAGG GAATTTGCCATGAACCTGAGGAACAGGGTTTCTTCCATCAGTGAGATGCCAGAAGTTAGGACTTTGACCTTTGTTCTTGATGCCTGCAAAGTGCTAGAACAGGCACGGAAG gtGCTGGCCTACTCCTGTGTGTACAGCTACTATAACCAGGACATGGACAGCATGGATATTGTGGAGCAGCAGACCGAGAGCCTGGAGCTGCACACTAACGCTCTGCAGATCCTTCTGG AGGAAACCCTGATGCAGTACCAAGACCTGGCCTCTTCTCTTCGGCTGCTCAAAGCAGAGCATTTCAGTGCTGGTCTGGAGCTGGTGCGTCGCATCAAGGAGCGTCTCTTTGCAATCCTCTGGCACTCCACACAG GATTTCAATGTTGGGCTCCAGACTTTGGCAGATCCTgatcagagaaaagaaaaactctcCAATGTGCCTACTTCAGCCCCTGCCTGTACAGG GACCAAACATAGCGTCCTGTGTGACTCCTCCAACACAGATGAAGGTGGCGAAGAGGTTGAAGATGAGTATGAGCCACGGTGGCAGGAATACTATGATGATGATGACGACCTTGACGAAGACAACTTTCTGTTTGATGATGAGTCAGATGACAACCTTGATTGTGACTCCTACTTTGATGATGATGATGCCTATGACTAG